Within Oryzias melastigma strain HK-1 linkage group LG23, ASM292280v2, whole genome shotgun sequence, the genomic segment GGTATTTTCAGTTtgtccatatatatatatttatttataagcaTGTACAACAATAAATCGTCAGTCTTTTAAAGTTTGCACTCTGTACAAAAAAAGTAGCTcctgtcctttttttttcttgtgcatTCTATTGCATGATTTTCATGAGTAAAGGAAATCGTGAGTGGAACTTAGTTGGGTTGGAGCTGGAGACAGGGAAGGAAATGATAGCTTTTAaaaggggaagggggcgggggtGACTTTTTAAATCTGAGTCTCTTGTACCTTCTCCTTGGTGTGAGTTTTGATGACGTAGGGCTCAGCCATCGTGGTGACGGTGCTGGGCAGGGTTCGAGGCAAAGAATTACCAACATTGTTGTCTGTCCATTTAGCTCCGTGGCCGGTTGGTTTGTACGTGTTGTATTTGGGCTTAAGAGTGCTGTAGTCCATCTTATGAGGGCTGTAGTCCATTTTATGTGGACTATAATCGAGTTTCGGTCTCTGAGTGTGTGGACTGAAGTCAGACTTGAAGGCGCTGTAATCCACTTGATGGGGGCTAAATTCGGTCTTGAAGGCGTTGTAATCGGGCGCAGTCTTATGAGGAGTGTAATGATCCTTAGTTTTGTAGGTTATATCTGTCTTGGGTCTCTGGGGATTGTAGTCCATCTTGAGCTTGGGTTGAGTGCTATAGTCAGGCTTAAATGGCATATGGTCAGGCTTAAATCTTGGGTGAGTGCCAAAGTCTGTCTTGAATGGACTGTATTCAGATTTCGATTTATGTTGTGTGTTGTAGTCCGATTTCAATGGGCTGTAGTCGTGTTTTACTTTTGGTTGGGTGCTATAATCTCGTTTAAATGGGCTGAAGTCGGTTCTCTGTCTAGGGTGAGTGCTGTAATCTGCTTTGAAGGGACTATATTCTGTTTTAACCTTATGGTGAATGCCAAATTCTGTCTTAAATGGGCTGTATTCTTGCTTGTGAGGGTTGTAGTCCTGTCTAAATGGACTGCAGTCGAGCTTTGGTCTATGAAGGCTAAAGTCAGGTGTTGATTTGTGCGTGTTGTATTCTGCTGTGGGTTTGTGGCTACTGAAGTCCATATTTGGCTTATATGTGGTGTATTCCGCCTTCGGCTTGTGTAATGTAAAATCCGGCTGGGGTTTATATTCAGCCTTAGGTTTGTGAAAATTGTATTCAGTCTTGTGGCTGATAAAATCCAGTTTATGAATGCTGTTGTGGTCCCGTATTTCAGGTAATGTTAGAGATGACTCTTGGGTTGCTGATGCTGGTGGTGGAAGGTCCTCGTCATCCACCTGAATAATCTCCACTGTTCGGGCAGCTGCCACTGTGCTCCTTTGCTGGTGGCGCTTTCTCAGTTTGTAGAAGGCAATTAACATGACTGCAGCCAACAATGTCACTGCCACAAAGCAACCTATGATGATTTTGGTGGTCGTCATCACTTCATCCAGGCTTGGGCCAGACTTGCCTGGTTTGCCAGTGACGCCTCTAAGTCCCGGTAAAATAGATGGCTTGGCTGCGTTTGCTGGACTGTCAGTGTTTTGCAGCAGCACTGTTGGTGTTGAGATAAAAACTGGTTGATAATCAGAAGGAGCTGCAGTTGTGGTTGTTGTCCCTAGGCctattcctcctcctcctgcaactccagctcctgcagcagctgttgTCATGCTAGTCTTAGGTTTGGGCATCTCTGTCGTCGGACCCAAGACCTCCACAGTCACTGTGGTAAAGTAGCTCAAGACGGACGTGTTGAGCTCGGCTGCGCTCACGTTGAGATAGGCCGAGGCGTTAGAGTTCCCAGCCGCATTGGACACCATGCATGTGTAAGTACCGGTGTCTACTGCCAAGACATTTGAGAAGTTAAGGGTACCATCACTAAGTACTGATATCCTGGGGTGCCAAGAGGCATGTGTCAGAATAGTCCCATTGGGTAGCAACCAACTCACTGAAGACATTGGGGCAGTGCTGCAACGCAGCTCAGCAACTCTCCCTGCTGAAATGTTCAAGTCCCTTGGTGCATCCGCAATGAATGGTGCAGAACACTGAACTGCTGCACCCTCACCTTGTTCCACTTCAATTAACTGACGTCCTCTCATCGTAACAGGTGAGTTGCATCGTCCACAGCAAGTTGAGTTGGTAGGGATGTACTCCCTTAGCCAGCGTGCTAACCATGCCGCCTCACAGCCGCAGTTCCAAGGGTTGTGGTGAAGATGAAGCTCCACCAGGTACCTGAGTGGGGAGAATAGGTTGTGTGGCACTGCACTCAGGTTGTTGTGGGCAAGATTGAGTTCCACCAGTGAAGATAAGCCATCGAAAGCATTGCGTTCAATTATGGTGATTTGTGAGTTCATCACCCATAGTTTTTTGAGAGACCGTAGACCTTTGAAGGAGCCCGGCTTTATCACAGGGAACAGATTTTCCGAGATCTCCAGCTCCTCAAGGCCCTTTAGGGGACTCAGGTTTGGCATATCACCCCTTATGTTGCACATTCCCAGGTTGAGGTACTTGAGATTTTGTAGACCTTCAAAAGCTCCTTCTGAGATGTACTCCAATTTTCTTAGTTCTCCTAGGTCCAGTCTCATGAGTGAGGGCACCCGGTTAAAGGCATATGAGGGAATACTTTCAATTGGGTTGTTCCTCAGCCACAGTTCTCTCAGTTTAGACAGGTACTCAAAGGCCCCACTAGGCACAACTGTCAACCTGTTATCAAAGAGCTCCAATGTGTTGAGGCTCGTCAGTCCGTTAAACGCACCCACCTCAATCTGCCGTATGGCATTTCGCCCAAGCTGGAGCACCTCAAGGTGGTGCAGATGGCGGAAAGAGTCAGCCTGCACCGCCTCAATGGCGTTTTCCATTAGATTGAGGTGTCGTGTGTTGGCAGGAATCCCAGGGGGCACTCGGGTTAGGCCCCTTCGAGTGCACACCACTTTCCCCTGCTGATTACTGCAGGAACACTGTGGTGGACAGCCCTGAGGTCCTTGAGGCACCGCCGCCCCCGCCAAGGCCAGGGAGGCGCTGCTCCACGCTCGCACCATCAGGAATAATACACAGAACAGGGCGGCTTTCCTGGCACGATGCACAGCTACCCGCCCCAGGAGACTCATGATGTGGCACGTTCATAATTCAGCATCATCTGGGGGGGAGGATGGGGATGTTTGGGACAGGTGTCTGGAGGGTTTTGGGACAGGGAGAGTAACTGAATATCTGAAAATATAAAAGGGGGAAACGGTAAATTTAACAGGGGAATGGAGGGGCTTTAGTGTGTCCTGATTTAAACAGAAATTCTCTTTCCGTCAACTATTAAGGGCACAGGGACAGGGAGAGATGGAGGAGACTGGCTCTTATAAAACATGTGAAAAGGACATACTTGAAAAGTAAGCATACAGACAAGGTATAACTAGACAGAATAAAAAGTAAGGTGTCACAAAGTGATGCAAAGAGGGGTTGAAACACTGGACACCTACCTCAAGTTATTTTTACAGGTCCTTGAACAGAGATAAATATATTCCGTCCTTTTTGCAATCAGAAAGAGTTGTGGTTTTCACGTCAGACGCATTTGTATCCAAGAGCAGCaaagaaaacccttttttatttGCCCTGTCAAAATTAGTATCAATGCCAAAGAGCTTAATCTAGACGATGTTGAGCCCTTTTGTAAATCCATACATCCAAAGAGAAGGGTTTGAAGGccttttgtgagtttttcttctCCCGCTCTGATGaggggaagaagaaaaaaaaaagactgcagaCAGGAATCCAGTCAGGCTCCCAGAGCAGCAGCGATTCCTCGTTTGGTTCTTGCTGTCGTTCCCTCTCGTCTTGCTTGTCCTTGGAATCCGACAGTTGATCTCCTTTCTTGACACCTTTCCCAGGTCTCCATAGTACTGGTgaccataaaaacacacatgcagtTTAATgcaacaaactgtcaaaaaggAGGGCGTAAAAGATTGAATGAAAATTCCACAGTCCTTATCAATCTTCTACGCCTTTATGTTTGTCGTGGGTTGGAGGGAAAGctgaagagctttaaaaaaacaaaaacaaaaaaaaaacaacccccaCCTTCTTGGTATTCCTCTGTTCACTTTTTAAGTAGTCAATCAGTTGGTCGGTTGGTCAGTCTTTACAGCCCTTCTCCTTCTCTCgcatttctttttcctttgcgCGCTCTCTCAGGGTTGTGCCATCGTGTCCACTTAATTCTTctcaatttttatttcattcctCGGGGAGCGCTTGGCGGGGGTTGAAAAGGACACACACTCCCTTCATTAGCTTCTTAGTCCTCTTAACAAGCCACACGCTCCAGCCTCGGTCGCTGCggttgcagcagcagcaactgCAGACAAGGAGACACCATCCCTGCGAAGCACACAGCGGCAGTTGCGAGCAggcacagcagcagctgctgcctgCCTCCTGAACACTTCCCAATAATCCGTCAATTTCTTCTGAAGGAGAATGGGGTGGGGGTTGGATGGGAATGATGAGTGGAGAGGAGGTCTCGTAGCTGGTTTGATTGAGGTGGGTTAAAGAGAAGAGCAGTGCACAGTTTCCCCCCTCCTCTCAGTGGCTTGTTTCTTCGTTTCCAGCTTtcctttcctctttttctttttttttttgcggtgATCAGCACCCCCTCGCTAATGCAGCATCCAACTGGGGAAAGAAGCAAGGCAAAGGAGGCAAGCGCTGGGCAAGCGCGGCTCACAGGCGTGACGTTAACAGCAGCGTCGATGTGGAAAGGATCCGATGTAGCAGCAAAAGAGAGCGTGTGCCGTCTCTCTCCTGCTCACTTGTGCTCTCTTTCTCACTCTCTTACCCACTCTCTccatttctctctctctttttttttgctctctatGCCTCCCTCCTGCTTTCTGCAGTGTCCTGAGGTAGTTGGGTGAGCTTAAAGCACAGACCTTTTTAGAgatctgctcctttttttttattcttatagcTTTGTAATGTGGCTTTTTGGGACATTTTGTGGTTTGATAAACACTTGACAAAATAGGCAGAGATGGAATGTGGCATCCCCACTGTAACCACATTTTAACTCACCCATGCCCCAGCACCAATCCGGCCATTCCACGGAGTCTGTCATAGCGAAGGCAGGCAGATGGGCTGCTTTTTCTTTCGTGACGGTTGCTcgattttcatttgtgtttgctTCACTCCCTCTTTACTTTTTCTTCCATGTCTTGCCGTCTCCTTTTGCTGCGTCCTTTCGTGGAAAAGAGGAACATGAATGGACTGCTGACGCATCATGCTTGGAGCAGTGCTGGGCTTTGATGCAGTGTGTTGTGTGCATTAACCCTCCCCCCAATTCACTCCACCCCCAACCACCTCACCGTCTTTCTTCCAATGATCTTGTATACATAAATACAACTTTGAGGTCAAGATacacttcaataaaaaagaccaaaaataaaaacatgtaaaagagGAAAAGACAAAGCAAATAAACTATATTAAGGTAGGAGGACCAGTT encodes:
- the lrrc4.1 gene encoding leucine-rich repeat-containing protein 4; the protein is MSLLGRVAVHRARKAALFCVLFLMVRAWSSASLALAGAAVPQGPQGCPPQCSCSNQQGKVVCTRRGLTRVPPGIPANTRHLNLMENAIEAVQADSFRHLHHLEVLQLGRNAIRQIEVGAFNGLTSLNTLELFDNRLTVVPSGAFEYLSKLRELWLRNNPIESIPSYAFNRVPSLMRLDLGELRKLEYISEGAFEGLQNLKYLNLGMCNIRGDMPNLSPLKGLEELEISENLFPVIKPGSFKGLRSLKKLWVMNSQITIIERNAFDGLSSLVELNLAHNNLSAVPHNLFSPLRYLVELHLHHNPWNCGCEAAWLARWLREYIPTNSTCCGRCNSPVTMRGRQLIEVEQGEGAAVQCSAPFIADAPRDLNISAGRVAELRCSTAPMSSVSWLLPNGTILTHASWHPRISVLSDGTLNFSNVLAVDTGTYTCMVSNAAGNSNASAYLNVSAAELNTSVLSYFTTVTVEVLGPTTEMPKPKTSMTTAAAGAGVAGGGGIGLGTTTTTAAPSDYQPVFISTPTVLLQNTDSPANAAKPSILPGLRGVTGKPGKSGPSLDEVMTTTKIIIGCFVAVTLLAAVMLIAFYKLRKRHQQRSTVAAARTVEIIQVDDEDLPPPASATQESSLTLPEIRDHNSIHKLDFISHKTEYNFHKPKAEYKPQPDFTLHKPKAEYTTYKPNMDFSSHKPTAEYNTHKSTPDFSLHRPKLDCSPFRQDYNPHKQEYSPFKTEFGIHHKVKTEYSPFKADYSTHPRQRTDFSPFKRDYSTQPKVKHDYSPLKSDYNTQHKSKSEYSPFKTDFGTHPRFKPDHMPFKPDYSTQPKLKMDYNPQRPKTDITYKTKDHYTPHKTAPDYNAFKTEFSPHQVDYSAFKSDFSPHTQRPKLDYSPHKMDYSPHKMDYSTLKPKYNTYKPTGHGAKWTDNNVGNSLPRTLPSTVTTMAEPYVIKTHTKEKVQETQI